Proteins from a single region of Pseudomonas quebecensis:
- a CDS encoding DNA-3-methyladenine glycosylase I: MDTPGLSTDERGHSHCAWRSAAPEYPRYHDHEWGVPVADDRQLYEKICLEGFQAGLAWITILRKREQFRAAFDGFDFHRVAQYGEADIQRLMQDPGIVRNRAKIVSTINNARRARELVEETGSLAQWLWAFEPGPEERPAVVDLAYWTGNPTSPASVRLSKALKKRGWTFVGPTTMYALMQAMGMVNDHLEGCACRPRIEALRRQFKRP, translated from the coding sequence ATGGATACACCAGGCTTGAGCACCGATGAGCGCGGGCATAGCCATTGCGCCTGGCGCAGCGCCGCGCCGGAATACCCGCGCTATCACGACCATGAGTGGGGCGTGCCGGTGGCCGATGACCGCCAGTTGTACGAGAAGATCTGCCTGGAAGGGTTTCAGGCGGGACTGGCGTGGATCACCATCCTGCGCAAGCGCGAGCAGTTTCGTGCGGCGTTCGACGGCTTTGATTTCCACCGCGTGGCGCAGTATGGCGAGGCGGATATCCAGCGCCTGATGCAGGACCCAGGCATCGTGCGTAATCGGGCCAAAATCGTTTCCACGATCAATAATGCACGCCGCGCGCGTGAGCTGGTGGAGGAGACCGGCTCGCTGGCGCAGTGGTTATGGGCCTTCGAGCCCGGCCCGGAAGAGCGCCCGGCCGTGGTGGACCTGGCTTACTGGACCGGCAACCCGACATCGCCGGCTTCGGTGCGTTTATCCAAGGCTTTGAAGAAACGTGGCTGGACGTTCGTGGGGCCGACCACGATGTATGCGTTGATGCAGGCGATGGGGATGGTCAATGATCATCTCGAAGGATGCGCATGTCGCCCGCGGATTGAAGCGCTGCGGCGCCAGTTCAAGCGCCCTTGA
- a CDS encoding serine/threonine transporter has translation MNDQANSVDERYAATPATLTRWSRQDTTWMLGLFGTAIGAGTLFLPINAGLGGFWPLVILALLAFPMTFFAHRGLTRFVLSGREGSDITDVVEEHFGIKAGALITLLYFFAIFPILLIYSVALTNTVSSFMEHQLHILPPPRAILSFVLILGLLAVVRCGEQVIVKAMSLMVYPFIVALLFLAVYLVPHWTGGILSTAREVPAPAALLNTLWLAIPVMVFSFNHSPIISAFAVDQKRQYGAHADERSSQILSRAHLLMVAMVLFFVFSCVLTLSPAQLAEAKAQNLSILSYLANHFNNPTIAFAAPLIAFVAIAKSFLGHYIGASEGLKGLVLKTGRRPAAKTLDRMTAAFMLVVCWIVATLNPSILGMIETLGGPVIASILFLMPMYAIRKVPAMAKYRGQASNVFVTAVGLVAITALVYSLMA, from the coding sequence ATGAATGATCAGGCCAATAGCGTCGATGAACGCTATGCAGCGACACCTGCAACCCTCACGCGCTGGAGCCGCCAGGACACCACCTGGATGCTCGGCCTGTTCGGCACCGCCATCGGCGCCGGTACTTTGTTCTTGCCGATCAACGCGGGGCTGGGCGGCTTCTGGCCCCTGGTGATCCTGGCGCTGCTGGCATTCCCGATGACGTTCTTCGCCCACCGTGGCCTGACGCGGTTCGTGCTGTCCGGTCGTGAAGGCTCCGACATTACCGACGTGGTAGAGGAGCACTTCGGCATCAAGGCCGGGGCGCTGATCACGCTGCTGTACTTCTTTGCGATTTTCCCGATCCTGCTGATCTACAGCGTGGCGCTGACCAACACCGTCAGTAGCTTCATGGAACACCAGTTGCACATTCTGCCGCCGCCACGGGCGATCCTGTCGTTCGTGCTGATCCTGGGCCTGCTGGCCGTGGTGCGCTGCGGCGAGCAGGTGATCGTCAAGGCCATGAGCCTGATGGTGTATCCGTTTATCGTCGCCTTGCTGTTTTTGGCGGTGTACCTGGTGCCGCACTGGACCGGTGGCATCCTCAGCACCGCCCGCGAGGTGCCGGCGCCGGCGGCGTTGCTCAATACGTTGTGGCTGGCGATTCCGGTGATGGTGTTCTCGTTCAACCATTCGCCGATCATCTCGGCGTTTGCGGTGGATCAGAAGCGCCAGTACGGCGCCCATGCCGATGAGCGCAGCTCGCAGATCCTGTCCCGCGCGCACCTGTTGATGGTGGCGATGGTGTTGTTCTTTGTGTTCAGCTGCGTGCTGACCCTGTCGCCGGCCCAGTTGGCCGAAGCCAAGGCGCAGAACCTGTCGATCCTGTCGTACCTGGCCAACCACTTCAACAACCCGACCATCGCATTTGCTGCGCCGTTGATCGCGTTTGTGGCGATCGCCAAGTCGTTTCTGGGGCACTACATCGGTGCCAGCGAAGGCCTCAAGGGCCTGGTGCTCAAAACCGGTCGCCGCCCGGCCGCCAAAACCCTGGACCGCATGACCGCCGCCTTCATGCTGGTGGTGTGCTGGATCGTCGCCACGCTCAATCCCAGCATCCTCGGCATGATCGAGACGCTGGGCGGCCCGGTGATTGCGTCGATCCTGTTCCTGATGCCGATGTACGCCATTCGCAAAGTACCGGCCATGGCCAAGTACCGTGGGCAGGCGTCCAACGTGTTTGTCACGGCGGTCGGTTTGGTGGCGATTACGGCGTTGGTGTATTCGCTGATGGCTTAA
- a CDS encoding phosphotransferase family protein, whose product MALNDQSTQIRPGEELDAGLIDPYLKAHIPGLNGTPTISQFPGGASNLTYLLEYPDQEFVLRRPPFGHKAKSAHDMGREFRILNQLKDGFPYCPKAYVHCTDESVIGAEFYVMERVNGIILRSDLPAELGLDAARTEALCKSFIDKFVELHQVDYSACGLADLGKPEGYVARQIRGWGERYEKALTPDAPKWEAVRAWLNDKMPADHPTSSIVHNDYRFDNVILDPHNPMQIIGVLDWELTTLGDPLMDLGNSLAYWIEAADPAPVQLMRRQPSNAPGMLTRREFVDYYAERSGIRIDNFDFYYTYGLFRLAGIVQQIYYRFFHGQTQDKRFAQFIQMNALLEQMSLNVIGKSAL is encoded by the coding sequence ATGGCGCTGAACGACCAATCCACCCAGATTCGCCCCGGCGAAGAACTCGATGCCGGCCTGATCGATCCCTACCTCAAGGCCCATATCCCGGGGTTGAACGGCACGCCCACCATCAGCCAGTTCCCCGGTGGCGCCTCCAACCTGACTTACCTGCTGGAATACCCCGATCAGGAATTTGTGCTGCGCCGCCCGCCCTTTGGGCACAAAGCCAAGTCCGCCCACGACATGGGCCGTGAATTCCGCATTCTCAACCAGCTCAAAGACGGGTTCCCGTACTGCCCCAAAGCCTACGTGCATTGCACCGATGAGTCAGTGATCGGCGCCGAATTCTATGTGATGGAACGCGTCAACGGCATCATCCTGCGCTCCGACCTGCCCGCCGAGCTGGGCCTGGACGCCGCCAGGACCGAAGCACTGTGCAAAAGCTTTATCGACAAGTTCGTCGAACTGCATCAGGTGGACTACAGCGCTTGCGGCCTGGCCGACCTGGGCAAGCCCGAAGGCTACGTGGCGCGGCAGATTCGCGGCTGGGGCGAGCGCTACGAAAAAGCCCTGACCCCCGACGCGCCGAAGTGGGAGGCGGTACGCGCCTGGCTCAACGACAAGATGCCGGCCGATCACCCCACCTCCAGCATCGTGCATAACGACTACCGCTTCGACAACGTGATCCTCGACCCCCATAACCCGATGCAGATCATCGGCGTGCTGGATTGGGAACTGACCACCCTGGGCGACCCGCTGATGGACCTGGGCAACTCCCTCGCCTACTGGATCGAAGCCGCCGACCCGGCACCGGTGCAATTGATGCGCCGCCAGCCGAGCAATGCGCCAGGCATGCTCACCCGCCGCGAGTTCGTCGACTACTACGCCGAGCGCTCGGGCATCCGGATCGACAACTTCGATTTCTACTACACCTACGGCCTGTTCCGCCTGGCCGGCATCGTGCAGCAGATCTACTACCGCTTCTTCCATGGCCAGACCCAGGACAAACGCTTTGCGCAGTTCATCCAGATGAACGCACTGCTCGAGCAAATGAGCCTGAATGTCATCGGCAAATCAGCCCTCTAA
- a CDS encoding 2-hydroxyacid dehydrogenase, with protein MTTTVLVLVETINDYLPIIESNDFHVILAPTPAERAHAIKAHGGQIQAVLTRGPLGLYAEEIAALPLLEIICVIGAGYEHVDLQAASNRGIVVTNGAGVNAPSVADHAMALLLSLVRGIPQNDAAVRRGEWPKVMRPSLGGKQLGILGLGAVGLEIAKRAALGFGMEISYHNRQPRDDVDYTYCATALDLARTADFLILATPGGDGTRHLIDRRVLDALGPHGYLVNIGRGSVVVTADLIAALEQRRIGGAALDVFDDEPKVPDALKRLGNTVLTSHVAGLSPEAAHDTVQRVADNLVEYFAGRPVLTPVALPPPAK; from the coding sequence ATGACCACCACTGTCCTGGTCCTGGTTGAAACCATCAACGACTACCTGCCCATCATCGAGAGTAACGATTTTCATGTGATCCTGGCCCCGACGCCCGCCGAACGCGCCCACGCCATCAAGGCCCACGGCGGGCAGATCCAGGCCGTGCTGACCCGTGGTCCGCTGGGCTTGTACGCCGAGGAAATCGCCGCGCTGCCGCTGCTGGAGATCATCTGCGTGATCGGCGCCGGCTATGAACACGTCGACCTGCAGGCCGCCAGCAATCGCGGGATCGTGGTCACCAACGGCGCCGGCGTCAACGCGCCATCGGTGGCCGACCACGCCATGGCGTTGTTGCTGTCACTGGTACGGGGTATCCCGCAGAACGATGCGGCCGTGCGGCGCGGCGAGTGGCCCAAGGTGATGCGCCCGTCCCTGGGCGGCAAGCAGTTAGGTATTCTCGGGCTCGGCGCCGTCGGCCTGGAGATCGCCAAGCGCGCGGCCCTGGGCTTTGGCATGGAGATCAGTTACCACAATCGCCAACCACGGGATGACGTGGACTACACCTACTGCGCCACGGCCCTGGACCTGGCGCGCACCGCAGACTTCCTGATCCTGGCCACGCCGGGCGGCGACGGCACCCGGCACCTGATCGACCGACGTGTGCTGGACGCCCTCGGGCCCCATGGTTATCTGGTGAATATCGGACGCGGCAGCGTGGTGGTCACCGCCGACCTGATTGCCGCCCTGGAACAGCGCCGCATCGGTGGCGCAGCCCTGGATGTGTTCGACGACGAACCCAAGGTGCCCGACGCCCTCAAACGCCTGGGCAATACCGTGCTCACCTCCCATGTCGCCGGTCTGTCGCCCGAAGCCGCGCATGACACCGTGCAGCGCGTGGCCGACAACCTGGTGGAGTACTTCGCCGGGCGCCCGGTGCTCACCCCGGTCGCCCTGCCCCCGCCCGCAAAATGA
- a CDS encoding SDR family oxidoreductase: MSKTHLFDLDGKIAFVSGASRGIGEAIAKLLAQQGAHVIVSSRKLEGCQHVADAIIADGGKATAVACHIGEMEQISHVFAGIREQFGRLDILVNNAATNPQFCNVLDTDLGAFQKTVDVNIRGYFFMSVEAGKLMRENGGGSIINVASINGISPGIFQGIYSVTKAAVINMTKVFAKECAEFGIRCNALLPGLTDTKFASALVKNDSILKMALAQIPLKRVAAPSEMAGAVLFLASDASSYTTGVSLNVDGGFLS, from the coding sequence ATGTCCAAGACCCACCTGTTCGACCTCGACGGCAAGATCGCGTTTGTCTCCGGCGCCAGCCGTGGCATCGGTGAGGCCATCGCCAAGTTGCTGGCTCAGCAAGGCGCCCACGTAATCGTCTCCAGCCGTAAGCTCGAAGGCTGTCAGCACGTAGCCGATGCGATCATCGCCGACGGCGGCAAGGCCACGGCGGTGGCCTGCCACATCGGTGAAATGGAGCAGATCAGCCACGTGTTCGCTGGCATTCGCGAGCAGTTCGGGCGCCTGGATATCCTGGTCAATAACGCCGCGACCAACCCGCAATTCTGCAACGTGCTGGACACCGACCTCGGCGCGTTCCAGAAAACCGTGGACGTGAATATCCGTGGCTACTTCTTCATGTCCGTGGAAGCCGGCAAGCTGATGCGCGAAAACGGCGGCGGCAGCATCATCAACGTGGCCTCGATCAACGGCATCTCGCCCGGCATATTCCAGGGCATTTACTCGGTGACCAAGGCCGCAGTCATCAACATGACCAAGGTGTTCGCCAAGGAATGCGCCGAATTCGGCATTCGCTGCAACGCGTTGCTGCCGGGCCTGACCGACACCAAGTTCGCCTCGGCACTGGTCAAGAACGACTCGATCCTGAAAATGGCCCTGGCACAGATCCCCCTCAAACGCGTGGCCGCCCCCAGCGAGATGGCCGGCGCGGTGCTGTTCCTGGCCAGCGATGCGTCGAGCTACACCACCGGTGTGTCGCTGAATGTGGACGGTGGTTTCCTGTCCTGA